From a region of the Terriglobales bacterium genome:
- the rsmA gene encoding 16S rRNA (adenine(1518)-N(6)/adenine(1519)-N(6))-dimethyltransferase RsmA: MRASGRKPKMGQNFLTDARAAERIVEALGDVSHATVLEIGPGRGALTGLLLERAGRLIAIELDRVLAAQLRLKYATRRNLEIVEGDALAIDFGTLVMRGPGPLRHIAPGSLQKAYVVGNLPYYITSDLLLRLFAFHDLFASMVLMVQREVGERLAAAPGGRDYGLLSATAQLYARVEKLFTLSPGAFSPPPKVHSSVLRLTIEPKMEKLGVSEQEFQEFLKLSFAQKRKTLVNNLKPRFPEAEVRAALAAARLRPDVRAEAAPLEKMAAVYRRLETAASLSRA; the protein is encoded by the coding sequence ATGAGAGCGAGCGGGCGCAAGCCCAAGATGGGACAGAACTTCCTGACCGACGCGCGCGCGGCCGAGCGCATCGTGGAAGCGCTGGGCGACGTCTCGCACGCGACCGTGCTGGAGATCGGTCCGGGCCGCGGTGCCCTGACGGGCCTGCTGCTGGAGCGCGCCGGGCGGCTCATCGCCATCGAATTGGACCGCGTGCTGGCGGCGCAACTGCGGTTGAAGTACGCCACCCGCCGCAACCTGGAGATCGTCGAGGGCGACGCCCTGGCCATCGATTTCGGCACCCTGGTCATGCGCGGCCCCGGGCCCCTTCGCCACATCGCTCCCGGCTCACTGCAGAAGGCCTATGTGGTGGGCAACCTGCCGTACTACATCACCTCCGACCTGCTGCTGCGGCTGTTCGCCTTCCACGATCTGTTCGCCAGCATGGTGCTGATGGTGCAGCGCGAGGTGGGCGAGCGCCTGGCGGCCGCACCCGGCGGCCGCGACTACGGCCTGCTCTCCGCCACCGCCCAGCTCTATGCCCGGGTGGAGAAGCTCTTCACCCTGTCCCCGGGCGCCTTTTCGCCTCCCCCCAAGGTGCATTCCAGCGTGCTGCGGCTTACCATAGAACCGAAGATGGAGAAGCTGGGGGTCTCGGAACAGGAGTTCCAGGAATTCCTCAAGCTCAGCTTCGCGCAGAAGCGCAAGACCCTGGTCAACAACCTGAAGCCGCGATTCCCCGAGGCGGAGGTGCGGGCGGCGCTGGCGGCGGCGCGGCTGCGCCCGGACGTGCGGGCCGAGGCCGCGCCCCTGGAGAAGATGGCCGCCGTCTATCGCCGGCTGGAGACCGCCGCTTCCCTCTCCCGCGCCTAG